In Hermetia illucens chromosome 5, iHerIll2.2.curated.20191125, whole genome shotgun sequence, a single window of DNA contains:
- the LOC119657153 gene encoding uncharacterized protein LOC119657153 has product MKVARNFCANICSILLIASSTFAARIPPSEQHTWLGFGERELGDQLLILDERTTNSTVPISQSIIFQYEDLSFTFANLTVYDGFDKVIHTYDNFLSKTEVQFINSTRAEAQIAIYGFSIMPMKKQPGTADSKPKKIVFSNNKRRV; this is encoded by the exons ATGAAGGTTGCTCGCAATTTCTGTGCTAACATTTGTAGTATTTTACTTATAGCTTCGAGTACTTTCGCCGCGAGGATTCCACCCAGTGAACAACATACGTGGTTGGGTTTCGGCGAAAGGGAGCTCGGGGACCAGCTTCTCATTTTGGACGAGCGAACAACGAATTCAACGGTCCCCATTTCACAATCAATCATCTTCCAATATGAGGATTTGTCATTTACATTTGCAAATCTGACAGTTTATGAT GGTTTCGACAAGGTTATTCATACTTACGACaacttcttatcaaagactgAAGTACAATTCATCAATTCAACCCGTGCCGAAGCTCAAATCGCCATCTATGGATTTTCAATAATGCCAATGAAAAAACAACCCGGCACTGCGGATAGCAAGCCTAAGAAAATTGTGTTTTCCAATAATAAAAGGAGAGTGTGA